Genomic segment of Panicum virgatum strain AP13 chromosome 2K, P.virgatum_v5, whole genome shotgun sequence:
TTTTTAAGAAGCAAAAAGCTAGTAGCAACTTTTCAGAAAAGCTACAAAATGCAGCTTAAAGAAACATGCCCTTAAGTCTGTTACAAGTGCATGCATATACGGGATGAAAACGTTAGAATCAGTATTACAAAACAAAAAATGAAAGCGGTCGGATCATAATTTTCCCATATTTATGAAATTAATAAAATCAAATACGGTGAAAAACGACAATAAAATTAAATGTAAACGccaatttttatattttctcaaaaaatgGGAACGGTCGGAAACGGTATCATAATACGAAAAAATGGTGTCGGCCAGTACGGGAACTTCTCGTACCACTTTCATCCTTGGATATGTTATTCGCTGTATTTTGAAAAAATCATATTACTTTTTATGAAATATCCAGAACAAAGAGGGACGAAAACAACAGTGTtcttatcaaaaagaaaaacactgtCCACTTGTGTTAACAAAAAAAAGAACTACCCACTAGTGAGTGGGCCTAACGTGGGCCCAGCCCATGTGTTTGAGCGCGATCCCGTCCGTGGCGGAATGAGAGATTTTCGACAAGGTTTGGGCCCTAACGAAGCCCAGCCCATTAAGAGTTGTTATCTTCAACACTGTTCGCTTCCGCGGCGGATCAGCGGCGCTCCTCGCACCTCCCGCCGGCGAGCCATGGCCTCCCCGTcccctcccgccgcccgccgccgcagacACACCATCTACCACGGCCATCGTCGCGCCTCGCCGCACCGCCCCACCGTCCGCGGCGGcctcttcaccgacctccgctCCCCGTCCCCGAGGCCCCGCGCCCCCGGCtccccctccaccaccgccaccgccttccgCCTCCCCGACTGGGACCCGGACTCGCCCTCTTCGTCTTCATCCGCTCCCTCCCCGCCGTCGccttccgcctccgcctccgcgcgccgcctctcCCCGCTCGCGCGCTTCCTCCTCGACGCGCTCCGGCGCCACCTGCGCTGGGGCCCGCCCGTCGTCGCCGACCTCACCAAGCTCCGCCGCGTGCCGCCATCGCTCGTCACCGAGGTCCTCACCGcgcgcccgcccccgccgccgccgctggccctcCCGTTCTTCCTCTGGGCCGGCCGCCAGAAGGGCTTCCGCCACTGCTTCCCGGCATTCCACGCCCTCGCCTCGCTGCTCTCCGCGGCGGGCCTCCCCGGGGCAGCCGACCAGCTCCCGGACCTCATGTGCGCCCACGGCAGACCCGTCTCCCACCCGCAGCTCACGCTCCTCGTGCGGCTCCACACCGCTgcgcgccgcccgctccgcgcTCTCCACGCCCTCCGCCGCTTCCGCCACGAGTTCGACGTCAAGCCCGAGGTCCACGCGTGCAACCGCGTCCTTGGTGCGTTGGCTGCCGCGGGGCATGTCGAGGACGCGCTCAAGCTGTTCGATGAAATGTCTGAGACAGAAACGAAGCCTATGCCAGTGACGTTCGCGATCATGGTGCGCGCGCTGGCGCGTGCTGGGATGACGGAGAGGCTTCTGTGGATGATTGGGAGGATGCGGAGCGAGGTGTGCCGACCTGACATCTTTGTGTACACCGCACTGGTGAAGGCAATGGTGCGGAGGGGGTATATGGATGGTTGCATCAAGGTGTGGAAGGAAATGGAGAAGGATGGGGTGGAGCCAGATGCGATGGCATACGCAACGATGGTTGGGGGGCTGTGCAAGGCTGGGATGGTGGAGGAGGCAGCGGAATTGTTCAAGGAGATGAGGAGCAAGTGTTTACTTGTGGACAGGATGGTGTACGGGTCGCTTATTGATGGGTATGTTTCCACTGGGAGGGTTGGGGATGGGTGTAGGGTGTTGAAGGAGATGATTGATGCTGGCTATCGGGCTGATCTGGAGATCTATAACTCGCTTATTAGTGGTCTGTGTGGCATAGGTAGGGAGGATAAGGCTCATAAGATGTTTCAGATTGTTCTTCAGGAGGAGCTCATGCCAAGTTCTGATACGGTTTCACCATTGCTAGCTTGTTACGCTGAAAAGGGTGAACTGGTTATGTTTTTTGCATTGGTCAACAAACTGGCAGAGCTGGAGTTGCCTGTTGTTGAATTTTTAGTGGATTTTATGAAGCTCTTTGCACGCAAGGATGGTAGGGAATTAAAGGCTGTGGAAGTGTTTGATGCCTTGAGACAAAAACAGTATTGCAGTGCGGGCATTTATAACATTGTTATCGAAAATCTGCTGAAGATCAAGGAAAGGAAGAAAGCACTTCTGTTGTTTGAAGAAATGCAAAGTTCTGCTCACTTCAAGCCAGATTCATTTACATATAGTCATATGATCCCATGTTTTGTGGATGAAGGAAATGTCGAAGAGGCCTGCTCATGCTACAACTACATGATGAAGGATAATTGGACACCAAGTATGCCAGCCTATTGTGCTCTTGTGAAAGGGCTTTGCAAGATTGGGGAAATCAATGCAGCTATTTCTCTTGTTAAAGATTGTCTTGGAAATGTAGAAAATGGGCCAACTGAATTCAAATACACCTTGACTATTCTGGAAGCTTGCAGGTCAAAAAGCCCAGAGAAAGTCATCAATGTTGTGGAAGAGATTATTGAAGTAGGCTGTTCAATGGAAGAAATTATCTATTCTGCTATTATATATGGCTTCTGCAAGTATGCAAGTTCAACTGAGGCGAGGCACGTATTCACTATTATGAGAGATAGAAATATCCTGTCAGAAGCTAATTTTATCGTCTATGAGGACATGCTGAACGAGCACTTGAAGAAGGTCACTGCAGACTTGGTGATATCTGGATTGAAGCTTTTCAACCTTGAATCAAAACTGAAATGGAGAAGCACGATGAATTGAAGAAATATTTATGCAGTTACTCGGTACAATCTACTTCTCTTCATTctgatttcaaattttaaacagtACATGCACATCTATGTTATTAAATTAAAAGTATTCTCAAGTGTTTAGATGCTTTCCCGTAGAAAAATACATGAATCCCAATGCAAATTTTGGTCCATTGCCGATTCCCCATTATCTGTGCTGCTTATTATCCCTTTCGGGGAGCTATTTGTATCTCACTCTTTACAATTTTTTCTCAAGttgatattctttttttttttggctcaaGCACTTGTGTTAGATATATACTCATATAAGTTTCTTGTGCTGACATTTTGCATAATGCCACATGTTTGTCTATGTTGTATGCACTACCTTGGCTTGAGTTACTTCAGCTACTCAGTGGTTTCCTGAACATTCAGTGATCACAGAACTATGTTGAAAACATGCATTTCATCAGTATTTCAAATACCATCATTTGCAGGTCCCCTCAGCCATGATAGCTTGCTTGATTACTAATGTTGTGTGGGGCATGTTCTTAGTGCAAAGTTTACATTTCCTTTATATCCCTTAGGAAACTTTGGGACATTCTTGTAGCGAACAAAGAATTTAACAATATCAGTATTTATGCTTTCCATGAGTATTTCATACATTTGAAACGTTGAAGCCACTATAGGGGTAGTAAAGTTGCATACTTGGTGGGAAAGTTTATATTGATGTATTCGCAGAAAAGTGTGTATTGATATTTTTCATTCGTATGAAGGTGTTACTGATATGTGCTGAGCATATTATTAACATTACCAAATGGGTGAGGTCACATATATAATGGTGGGTTAATGTGTGGTGATACTGGCAAACTTGATAGATcagtacaacaacaacaacaacaacaacatagccttttgtcccaagcaagttggggtaggctagagatgaaacccaaaagaaacgAGACACAAGGATAAGAGAagcataaaagaaaaaaaaagaaaaacataagaCAGAATGTTGAGATAGGGGTAaacagaagaacaagcaaaagtcaCTGTTCCGGCACATTGATTGATAGtctccaagcactcctatccatAGCTAAATCCTTGGAGATATTCCACTCCTtgaggtctctcttaaccgactcgtcccaagtcagtttaggtcgaCCTCTATCTCTCTTTACACTATCAACCCGCTTTAGAACCCCACTACGCatccggcgcctcaggaggcctccgttgaacatgtccaaaccatctcaaccgatgttggatcaaattctcctcaattggtgccaccccgaccctatcccgaatatcTTCGTTCCTAACTCTATCCCTTCTTGTGTGCCTAACGAACCAACGCAACAtacgcatctctgctacactcaattGTTAGACATGTTGCCTTTTTTTAGGTCAACATTCAGcgccgtataacatcgccggacgaatcgctgtcctatagaacttacctTTTAGGCCAACTTGATAGATCAGTATTTTATTAAAATTATGTTAGCTGCGATGATGATGTGACATCTTCATTAATTATTTACATGGATTCTTGTGTTACTTTACTAATGAGGTTCTAATACTGTACAATTGTTAATATGTGTTTGGAAAATCCATACCTGGACAAGGTTGTGGGATGGGCAAAGTTTCAAATGCAGCATGCTGTTTACTAGATACTGGGGATATGGATGGGCCTGATCACGTCACCTCATTATTGCTAACCTGCAACACCCTTTCTCAGCACGTGGCATCCAAAAGTGAAAATATATGTACAATATCTTTATGATGATGTATGTCTATCTACATCCAAAAGGGAGACTTCAGTCTTGTATGCAGTATTAAGGGATCTTTTCTCCCTTAGTAGCAAGATCATCCTGGTACAGTGGTACTTaataaaaacaaagagaaattATCCCCCCTTGCATTTATTTTAGAGGTTCCCCCTTCCCTCTCATTGTTGTGGTGTtactttttgatttttttacctTTTGATATAAGGTGGAAAAGACAAACTAATAAATTGTATAAACCAATTTTATATGTGTTTGTAGCCTCTTCAAACAAATCAGATTCCGTTGGATCAAGTATGTGCCTCGTCATTATTTGGATCTTCATTTTGTCACCGATTTACTCTTTTTTTGTCTCtcttaaaaagaaagaaaaccacTTATGTTCTGATCATCTTGCTTACAATATTTAGTGTATTCTTTCTTCTTGTCATCACCTTTTTGTAGGTTAGTTTTCAACCTTGGAGATAGCTAATTATTCTTTCATACAATTGCTAATGCTAGAATTACTTTTGAAAAATGTAGGAGCGCATGTAGAAAAATGTCCGAATTCATGAACTACTTTAGGGACTACAGTGATTAAAATTTTAGAATGCAGAGAAGTAGTTGAGCAATTTTAATACTTTTTTTCCTGTAATAGTGTCTCAATAGTTTAACCATGTCTGGCAATGTACCGTTTATTACTGTTCCACGTTGGTATCTGTACTCACAGAGCCTTAGGCATTAATAACATAATGTCATACATTTAACAACGAAGGGAGTAGGTAGCAGGCACAGAAAACTGCTTCCTTGATCCTGGTCCCTATTCTGCCTTGTACTGAGAGGTGAACTATGGCTCATTCTCAACATCTTTCAGGATGCTAATGGTAGTGTTTCAATTACGCGGGACAACATCAGGACTACGTCCTTTGATTTTTGGCGAGGCTGACATTGCAAAGGAGGGACATGGAAATTAAATACTTTGGCAACATTTGTACAAAGGTATGCACTACTAATTACTCAATGCATAGTAGTTGTAAGCATTGCTACGGCTTCATGCCACCCACTGGTTTTCCGTTGTCATATATCTTCTCTAAATCAGTAAATCTATACCAGGCTGCTTCATAACAATATCTGGAGTTTGCGCATCACCTGGGTGATCTGGAAAATCAATTCTGGCTGGTCGACACTCCACAGACCACAGCGAAGTGAGATCCATGCTGTACAACTTACAAGGTCGATGGCAGAGGTAATCTGGAAATTTCTGAAGTAAGAGACCTAGAAGTTGAACCCATGGGCATGTTTTCTCACTCATGCCCTTACCCTTGAACTGATTGAAGGATAAAAAATTAAATCCAGTCAAGCCCTTAGAACTCCTAGGGTTTAATCCAGTCTGTGTATATGAGCCTTCCTTGCTCTCCTCATCATATATAATAGTTAATATGTCATTGTTTCTAGATAACATTAGTGTTTGGAGGCACTAATTAGATACTAAACATCTGTCGTCTTCTCTTGCAGAAGTGTGATTTCTCTGCCTATTTCGAAGTGGAAGTTGGGGCCAATCTGCTGCATTATAGACATGGGCATAACAGTTGGCACATAGCGTTAGGTATAACTGCTAATGCATCTTGATGTTGATGGGTTGCTGTGGATGTTTGCGTACAATCCTGTTGATTGTTTGCCAATAATTTGCGAGCATGGGCGTTGTGATGTGACTCGTTGATCGTTTGCAGGACCGGCTTCTAGCCTGCGACAAAGGTGCACCGTATGGAtttgtttgcattttttttcttttattttctgaaCTTGAGTCTATCATTCTTTCAAGAATTGATGACAATCTTTGGGTCGCATTTGGTGATAGGATGATGATGCTTGTATAGACTTGAAAACAAATGCAGAGTGTGGACAACTTTAAAGAACCCAGAtgatcatttatttatttatttattatatttcacTTGAATGTTGTAGATCACCGTGGATTCAGCAGAGCAAACATTGAGAACTGATAGGCCACGTGAATTTTTCTTTTGCCCAAAGATTTCGTCACATATTTATGCTGGTTTCTTGCCAGAGATTGGATTTAGATGTCTAGCTTTAGCAGCAAGAATGCATGGTCACTGTTTGATGAGGACATTGGGTGATTGATCTATCAACGTTATATCGTTGCATATTATTCATGGGCGTATGATTTCGCTCCAGAGGAGATATCAGCTGATGTAGGTACGCAGCTGTCACCCTGCCAAATGCCAAATAAGAGGGGAGAGGGGAGTCTATGGACTATGGAACAGGAGAGTTTTCGGAATTTGGGACTCTGATTCTGAAGTTTCTGCTAGGTTCTGGCCTGCTGGCTGCTGTCAGCCTTGAATAAATCTCTCCGAAACTATGATGATACCTCTTTAAAGCTTAAATTCCGATGAAAATTTTGTGAATCATAAAACATTTCGGATGAAATTTTGTTGAAACTAGCCTTGTCTAGCATAGATTGTTGAAGACTCCTAGTGAACTGATAAAAGGCCGCCTGTGTGGCTACCACTTGCACTGGCTGTAATGGACAAATTATGCTTGGGAAACCAGATTAAGGTGTGCCTGACAATTCGGTTGATCACTGTGGCTAGCATACACTTTGCCTTGTGCAAATGGGTTGTGTTGTGCGTGAAAATTTCCTTCATGCATATGCTACTATGTATGAATAGATTGAAATAACAGCTCAATCAGTTCTGGCCACTATGTCCATCAGTGTCAACAAGCTTAATGGCAGGCAAAGACTAAACACACATTCATAATTGCCGCAAAGCGAGAAGATTGTTTACTAATCTGGAACATTCTTGCTTGCTTGACTAGGTTACATGTTATGCTCAATAGGGATGGATGTTGTAAACAGGAGGATGCAGCGAAGGTCAAGCATACGACATAGCAATGCATGCTCAAATTACAGTGTGTAAGCTGGACTTTCGTGTCACGACGAAAGCAACATCAAACTCTCAAGTGGCCGGCCACATACAACGTCTTTTCACCGTAGAAATGGCCGTAAAGTTCAATTTAACAACTTACAACAATATGCTAATCAGCTAATGGTGTCatttggaagaagaagaagaagaaagttgaatgaagcAGTGCCTCCAACAAATTAACCTGCCTTCAAGCATATGAAATAGGTACTGATGGTATTAAATTACCGCGGAAATCTGAAAAAatgtttaaaagaaaaaaattaattaagGGAAAAAGTGCGAGGTCTAGAGTTCGAAATCGGATTAGGAAAGAATGAACCGCGACCATTAGAATTCACTGACCTTTTCTCTAGTCTAGACATTGCAAAAGGTACCGTGTAACAGCAATATTCTCATGTATTTTTCTGAGACACTGCAAATAATTGCAAGTAGGTAGTAGCCGTATGCAGTACGTGAGCTACCGTTACCACAAAATTTCTTCGTGTACATGAGATTTCTACTGATGATATATCTGTGACTCTACAACTTTAATCTCCTAGATTACCTAGGGTCAGTTCAAAATGCAAGAGTTCCATAGGAAACATATAAACTCCAttagaaatataaaaaaatatttgcaagAATACTATTTTTTGAACGAACTCAAGAATACTATTAGAATTCATGAAGAAATGCAACCCATGGAATTCATGAAGAATGCAACCCATGGAATTCATGATTTAGGAAAGAATGAAGTAACTGGAACCATTAGAATTATGTGCCCATTTTGACCT
This window contains:
- the LOC120663681 gene encoding pentatricopeptide repeat-containing protein At4g20740-like, whose translation is MASPSPPAARRRRHTIYHGHRRASPHRPTVRGGLFTDLRSPSPRPRAPGSPSTTATAFRLPDWDPDSPSSSSSAPSPPSPSASASARRLSPLARFLLDALRRHLRWGPPVVADLTKLRRVPPSLVTEVLTARPPPPPPLALPFFLWAGRQKGFRHCFPAFHALASLLSAAGLPGAADQLPDLMCAHGRPVSHPQLTLLVRLHTAARRPLRALHALRRFRHEFDVKPEVHACNRVLGALAAAGHVEDALKLFDEMSETETKPMPVTFAIMVRALARAGMTERLLWMIGRMRSEVCRPDIFVYTALVKAMVRRGYMDGCIKVWKEMEKDGVEPDAMAYATMVGGLCKAGMVEEAAELFKEMRSKCLLVDRMVYGSLIDGYVSTGRVGDGCRVLKEMIDAGYRADLEIYNSLISGLCGIGREDKAHKMFQIVLQEELMPSSDTVSPLLACYAEKGELVMFFALVNKLAELELPVVEFLVDFMKLFARKDGRELKAVEVFDALRQKQYCSAGIYNIVIENLLKIKERKKALLLFEEMQSSAHFKPDSFTYSHMIPCFVDEGNVEEACSCYNYMMKDNWTPSMPAYCALVKGLCKIGEINAAISLVKDCLGNVENGPTEFKYTLTILEACRSKSPEKVINVVEEIIEVGCSMEEIIYSAIIYGFCKYASSTEARHVFTIMRDRNILSEANFIVYEDMLNEHLKKVTADLVISGLKLFNLESKLKWRSTMN